The Campylobacter concisus genome has a window encoding:
- a CDS encoding F0F1 ATP synthase subunit B, translated as MKIKILFFLALPFLAYASEHGGTNYDIVERTLNFLLFFAILVYFAAKPLKALYQSRIDRIANKLESIQEKLRESKAKKDDVLKRVEEAKQNANALIETAKKEAVNLAAKVKKEAQNDIANIEKGYKEQKEFEERKMTKGVVNEILSDIFSSDSLKVDQKELVNIILKKVS; from the coding sequence ATGAAGATAAAAATTTTATTTTTTCTAGCACTTCCATTTCTAGCATACGCTAGCGAGCATGGTGGAACAAACTACGACATAGTCGAGAGAACGCTAAACTTCTTACTTTTTTTTGCTATCTTGGTCTATTTTGCTGCTAAGCCACTAAAAGCTCTTTATCAAAGTAGGATCGATAGGATCGCAAATAAGCTTGAGAGCATCCAAGAGAAGCTTCGTGAGTCAAAAGCCAAAAAAGATGACGTTTTAAAGCGTGTAGAAGAGGCTAAGCAAAATGCAAATGCTCTAATCGAAACTGCGAAAAAAGAGGCTGTAAATTTAGCTGCTAAAGTTAAAAAAGAGGCTCAAAACGATATCGCAAATATCGAAAAAGGCTACAAAGAGCAAAAAGAATTTGAAGAACGCAAGATGACAAAAGGCGTTGTAAATGAAATTTTGAGCGACATTTTCTCAAGTGATAGCCTAAAAGTCGATCAAAAAGAGCTTGTAAATATCATACTTAAAAAGGTTAGCTAA
- the fmt gene encoding methionyl-tRNA formyltransferase, protein MNVVFMGTPDYAVRILRHLKEAGFNIKAVFTQPDKPVGRKQILTPSEVKIYAQNELVGVPLFTPNTLKDEAVVAELKAFEPKFIVVAAFGKILPGSVLDVATCINLHASILPKYRGASPIQSAILAGEKQTGVTAMLMDAGLDTGDMLDFIYTSCENKMSSELFSELGELGGELIVKVLKNFENLKPQKQDDAQASHCKKISKSDGLFSFDEEAGQIYNKFRALTPWPGIYLASGLKILSLELSEKSGKSGEILSIEKDHVVVACKGGAVKIYELQEPSKKPTNAKAYINGKRLSVGDELK, encoded by the coding sequence ATGAATGTAGTTTTTATGGGGACGCCTGATTATGCTGTTAGGATACTTAGGCATTTAAAAGAAGCTGGCTTTAACATAAAAGCGGTCTTTACCCAGCCTGATAAGCCAGTTGGCAGAAAGCAAATTTTAACCCCAAGCGAGGTTAAAATTTACGCGCAAAATGAGCTAGTAGGCGTGCCACTCTTTACACCAAATACGCTAAAAGATGAGGCGGTGGTTGCCGAGCTAAAGGCATTTGAGCCTAAATTTATTGTAGTGGCAGCTTTTGGCAAAATTTTGCCTGGGAGCGTGCTTGACGTGGCGACTTGTATAAATTTACACGCCTCGATCTTGCCAAAATATAGAGGTGCAAGCCCCATTCAAAGCGCGATCCTAGCAGGCGAGAAGCAAACTGGCGTCACAGCTATGCTAATGGACGCTGGCCTTGACACTGGCGATATGCTAGACTTCATCTACACGTCCTGCGAAAACAAGATGTCAAGCGAGCTTTTTAGTGAGCTAGGCGAGCTTGGCGGTGAGCTAATCGTAAAAGTGCTTAAGAATTTTGAAAATTTAAAGCCACAAAAACAAGACGACGCGCAGGCCTCGCACTGCAAAAAGATAAGCAAGAGCGACGGACTTTTTAGCTTTGATGAAGAGGCAGGGCAAATTTATAATAAATTTCGTGCGCTCACACCTTGGCCAGGGATTTATCTGGCAAGCGGGCTAAAAATTTTATCGCTTGAGCTAAGTGAAAAAAGTGGTAAAAGTGGAGAAATTTTAAGCATAGAAAAGGACCACGTTGTGGTTGCTTGCAAGGGTGGGGCGGTCAAAATTTACGAGCTTCAAGAGCCAAGCAAAAAGCCAACAAACGCAAAAGCATATATAAATGGTAAGCGCCTTAGCGTTGGCGATGAATTAAAATAA
- the thiD gene encoding bifunctional hydroxymethylpyrimidine kinase/phosphomethylpyrimidine kinase produces the protein MKNALSIAGVDPSGGAGVLADIKVFIAHGVYAMGAITAVTAQNTKGIFGMQLVEPRLIEDQIRAIFDDIRVDVVKIGVVPSVEIIKSVAKTLREIKNLPPVVLDPVMSCKNGDIWLEGAAKDAIVEELFPLASVITPNIFEAREILKRELKGESELKEACKELLKFGTKSVYLKCGEIEGKSLDIFYDGSEYEIFSDERIKTTATHGSGCSLSSAIASNLANGHSLKESVKNAHDYIFNAIKNAVIIGGGQNPVNHFYKFKV, from the coding sequence ATGAAAAATGCGCTAAGTATAGCAGGGGTTGATCCAAGTGGCGGAGCTGGAGTTTTAGCTGATATAAAGGTATTTATAGCACACGGCGTATATGCGATGGGAGCGATCACGGCGGTCACTGCTCAAAATACAAAGGGCATATTTGGCATGCAGTTAGTTGAGCCAAGGCTCATCGAGGATCAGATAAGAGCGATATTTGATGATATAAGGGTTGATGTGGTAAAAATAGGCGTTGTCCCAAGCGTTGAGATCATCAAAAGCGTCGCAAAAACGCTAAGAGAGATCAAAAATTTACCACCAGTCGTGCTTGATCCTGTCATGAGCTGTAAAAATGGCGACATCTGGCTAGAGGGCGCTGCAAAAGACGCGATCGTGGAGGAGCTTTTCCCGCTTGCAAGTGTGATCACACCAAATATCTTTGAAGCGCGCGAAATTTTAAAGCGTGAGCTAAAGGGCGAGAGCGAGCTAAAAGAGGCTTGCAAGGAGCTTTTGAAATTTGGCACAAAGAGCGTCTATCTAAAGTGTGGCGAGATAGAAGGCAAGTCGCTTGATATATTTTATGATGGCAGTGAATATGAAATTTTTAGCGATGAGCGCATAAAAACGACTGCGACACATGGCTCAGGCTGCTCGCTATCAAGTGCGATCGCTTCAAATTTAGCAAATGGACATAGTCTAAAAGAGAGCGTGAAAAATGCGCATGATTATATCTTTAATGCTATTAAAAACGCGGTCATCATCGGCGGCGGACAAAATCCAGTAAATCACTTCTATAAATTTAAGGTGTGA
- a CDS encoding FoF1 ATP synthase subunit B', with protein sequence MLEIDVPLMLLTAIVLFILIAILNPLLYKPMLKFIDDRNASIKNDEESTSKNASDLSVHEKEIEEIIQNARSEANKIRQEALNLAKEESLKEINAVKSSLEADYNEFLNALSSQKDSLKADLSAKLPELRAALNAKLSKI encoded by the coding sequence ATGTTAGAAATAGATGTGCCATTGATGCTTTTAACGGCTATCGTTCTCTTTATCTTGATCGCCATTTTAAATCCTTTGCTATACAAGCCAATGCTTAAATTTATAGATGACAGAAATGCCTCTATAAAAAATGACGAAGAGAGCACTAGCAAAAATGCAAGCGACTTAAGCGTTCATGAAAAAGAGATCGAAGAGATCATACAAAATGCAAGATCCGAGGCTAACAAAATAAGACAAGAGGCCTTAAATTTGGCAAAAGAAGAGTCTTTAAAAGAGATAAATGCGGTAAAAAGCAGCTTAGAGGCTGATTATAATGAGTTTTTAAACGCTTTAAGCTCTCAAAAAGATAGCCTAAAGGCAGATCTATCAGCTAAACTACCTGAGCTTAGAGCAGCTTTAAACGCTAAGCTCTCTAAAATTTAA
- a CDS encoding ParB/RepB/Spo0J family partition protein, producing MAKKGGLGRGLSAILEDVEQAYSKEIANLNDSEIVEEINIDEILPNPYQPRTHFDEEALKELSASIKRHGLIQPIIVIKKDDGYMLIAGERRYRATKMLGASKIKAIIADIKSQNLRELALIENIQRENLNPIELAKSYKELINEYKITQDGLANIIHKSRTQITNTMRLLLLSDYTQRLLQEDKLTQGHAKVIVGLSSEEERMVVDTIIGQKLSVRDTEILVKKIKNKEEVKEPKPQISEEMSKKLSNLQEIFKNLKIKTKVKSKNLILEFSDISQVEEFIAKLK from the coding sequence ATGGCGAAAAAAGGTGGATTAGGGCGCGGACTTAGCGCGATACTTGAAGATGTAGAGCAGGCCTACAGCAAAGAGATCGCAAATTTAAACGACTCTGAGATAGTCGAAGAGATAAATATAGATGAAATTTTACCAAACCCTTACCAGCCAAGGACGCATTTTGACGAAGAGGCTTTAAAAGAGCTAAGTGCCAGCATCAAAAGGCATGGTCTCATACAACCAATAATCGTCATCAAAAAAGATGACGGCTATATGCTAATAGCTGGTGAGCGTAGATACCGTGCTACAAAAATGCTTGGAGCAAGCAAGATAAAGGCGATCATCGCTGATATCAAGTCTCAAAATTTAAGAGAGCTTGCGCTTATCGAAAACATACAACGTGAAAATTTAAATCCAATCGAACTTGCAAAGTCATATAAAGAGCTCATAAATGAGTATAAGATCACACAAGATGGCCTAGCAAACATCATCCATAAGAGCAGAACTCAGATAACAAATACAATGAGGCTCTTGCTGCTTAGCGACTACACGCAAAGACTTTTGCAAGAAGACAAGCTCACGCAAGGTCACGCTAAAGTCATCGTAGGACTTAGTAGTGAAGAAGAAAGAATGGTCGTTGATACGATCATCGGACAAAAGCTAAGTGTTAGAGATACAGAAATCTTAGTAAAAAAGATAAAAAATAAAGAAGAAGTAAAAGAGCCAAAGCCTCAGATTTCAGAGGAAATGAGCAAAAAGTTATCAAATTTACAAGAAATTTTTAAAAATTTAAAGATAAAAACAAAAGTAAAATCTAAAAATTTAATATTAGAATTTAGCGATATTTCGCAGGTAGAAGAATTTATCGCTAAGCTAAAATAG
- a CDS encoding ParA family protein → MSEIITIANQKGGVGKTTTAVNLAASLAVAEKKVLLIDIDPQANATTGLGFSRSDYEFNIYHVLTDRKKLSQIVLKTEIPTLFLAPSNIGLVGIEQEFNDQSKDYKLILKNKISEVVDDYDFIIIDSPPALGSITINALSASDSVIIPIQCEFYALEGLAQILNTVKIIKKTINPKLNIKGFLPTMFSSQNNLSKETIANLKQHFENKLFKSKDGKEEFVVVPRNVKLAESPSFGKPVILYDIKSPGSIAYQNLAYCILN, encoded by the coding sequence ATGAGCGAGATAATAACAATAGCTAACCAAAAAGGCGGCGTTGGCAAGACCACAACAGCCGTAAATTTAGCCGCATCACTGGCGGTTGCTGAGAAAAAAGTATTATTAATAGACATCGATCCACAGGCAAACGCGACGACTGGACTTGGTTTTAGCAGAAGCGATTATGAGTTTAACATCTATCACGTCTTAACAGATAGGAAAAAGCTCTCACAAATAGTGCTAAAAACTGAGATCCCAACGCTTTTTCTAGCTCCGTCAAACATCGGACTTGTCGGCATCGAGCAAGAATTTAACGATCAAAGCAAAGACTATAAGCTAATCCTTAAAAACAAAATCTCAGAAGTTGTAGACGACTATGATTTTATCATCATCGATAGTCCTCCAGCACTTGGCAGCATCACGATAAATGCTCTTAGTGCAAGCGATAGTGTGATCATACCGATCCAGTGCGAATTTTACGCACTTGAGGGCTTGGCGCAGATCCTAAACACAGTCAAGATCATCAAAAAAACGATAAATCCAAAGCTAAATATAAAGGGCTTTTTACCGACTATGTTTAGCTCGCAAAATAATCTCTCAAAAGAGACTATTGCAAATTTAAAGCAGCATTTTGAAAATAAGCTTTTTAAAAGCAAGGACGGCAAAGAAGAATTTGTGGTCGTCCCAAGAAATGTAAAACTTGCTGAAAGCCCAAGTTTTGGCAAGCCGGTGATACTTTATGATATAAAATCACCAGGCTCAATCGCATATCAAAATTTGGCATATTGTATTTTAAACTAA
- the obgE gene encoding GTPase ObgE yields MFIDSVKLTLSSGHGGAGAVSFRREKHVILGGPDGGDGGDGGDVYFVCDNNTHTLANYKGKKAMRASDGEAGMGKRMTGKKGESLELIVPPGTAVYDAQTNELLCDMVSEGQRTLFLKGGKGGLGNFHFKNSINQAPEYAQKGMPEESVEVRLELKLIADVGLVGFPNVGKSTLISAVSNAKPQIANYEFTTLTPKLGLVEVDEFSGFVMADIPGIIEGASDGRGLGVQFLKHIERNKILLFMIDSANYRSMSEQFSVLKEEVAKFSSVLASRDYAIAITRVDAAENLDENIKEFMKSINLEPNQVGKFVYKQDLYSFDAKKPYFVLPISSATNENIDELKFALLELLKKEL; encoded by the coding sequence ATGTTTATAGATAGCGTGAAATTAACCCTAAGCTCAGGGCATGGCGGAGCTGGTGCAGTAAGCTTTCGCCGCGAAAAGCATGTAATTTTAGGCGGCCCAGACGGCGGTGACGGCGGTGACGGCGGAGATGTATATTTTGTCTGCGACAACAACACCCACACACTGGCAAACTACAAGGGCAAAAAGGCGATGAGAGCAAGCGACGGCGAGGCTGGCATGGGCAAAAGAATGACTGGCAAAAAGGGCGAGAGCTTAGAGCTCATCGTGCCACCAGGAACGGCGGTCTATGACGCACAGACAAATGAGCTACTTTGCGACATGGTGAGTGAGGGGCAAAGGACGCTATTTTTAAAAGGTGGCAAGGGCGGACTTGGAAATTTTCACTTTAAAAACTCTATCAACCAAGCTCCAGAGTACGCTCAAAAGGGCATGCCAGAAGAGAGTGTAGAAGTCAGGCTCGAGCTAAAGCTGATAGCTGACGTGGGCCTTGTTGGCTTTCCAAATGTTGGCAAATCAACCCTCATCTCAGCCGTCTCAAACGCCAAACCACAGATAGCAAACTACGAATTTACCACGCTTACGCCAAAGCTCGGACTTGTCGAGGTCGATGAGTTTAGCGGCTTTGTCATGGCTGACATCCCTGGCATCATCGAAGGAGCTAGCGATGGACGCGGCCTTGGCGTGCAGTTTTTAAAGCACATCGAGAGAAATAAAATTTTGCTTTTTATGATAGATAGTGCGAACTACAGAAGCATGAGCGAGCAGTTTAGCGTGCTAAAAGAGGAGGTGGCTAAATTTTCAAGTGTGCTTGCTAGCAGGGACTATGCGATCGCTATCACCAGAGTCGATGCGGCGGAAAATTTAGATGAAAATATAAAAGAATTTATGAAAAGCATAAATTTAGAGCCAAATCAAGTTGGTAAATTTGTCTATAAGCAAGACCTATACAGCTTTGACGCGAAAAAACCATACTTTGTCTTGCCGATTTCTTCAGCAACAAACGAGAATATCGACGAGCTTAAATTTGCACTGCTTGAGCTGCTTAAAAAGGAGCTTTGA
- a CDS encoding GDP-mannose dehydrogenase — protein MKKVFCIMLFCLGAYSCDPADPIYMFLDFNDIDRDGTLNLDEWRACKAPSELKIAPDLCTSEEFKSLDADQNGKVSVNELRNLVLQKISWQKDPCASWPPSSKNADQNKSR, from the coding sequence ATGAAGAAAGTTTTTTGCATTATGTTATTTTGCCTTGGTGCATATAGCTGTGATCCAGCGGATCCAATATATATGTTTTTGGATTTTAATGACATAGATCGCGACGGCACGCTAAATTTAGATGAGTGGAGAGCATGTAAGGCACCGTCTGAACTAAAAATAGCGCCAGATCTATGCACTAGTGAGGAATTTAAGAGCTTAGATGCCGATCAAAATGGCAAAGTTAGCGTTAATGAGCTAAGAAATTTGGTATTGCAAAAGATTAGCTGGCAGAAAGATCCATGCGCCTCTTGGCCGCCAAGCAGTAAAAACGCAGATCAAAATAAAAGTCGTTGA
- a CDS encoding biotin--[acetyl-CoA-carboxylase] ligase, with protein MKVEFIQSLPSTQEFLIDALKNGEIKPPHMIVAHNQTKGIGSRGNSWEGLGGNLFMSFCIGEDELPSDIPPPSISIYFSMLMREVLSELGSKCWLKWPNDFYVDDLKIGGTLTNKVDEIYICGMGINLASAPENAGILDIKTSVDELVWGFVSMLDKKILWKPIFSKFRIDFCKSKSFITHIANRAVSLQDAEICEDGAILLNGEKVYSLR; from the coding sequence TTGAAGGTTGAGTTTATCCAAAGTCTGCCTTCGACGCAGGAATTTTTGATAGACGCCCTAAAAAACGGCGAGATAAAGCCACCACACATGATCGTAGCGCACAATCAAACTAAAGGGATCGGCAGTCGCGGCAACAGCTGGGAGGGGCTTGGCGGAAATTTATTTATGTCATTTTGCATAGGCGAAGATGAGCTGCCAAGCGACATACCTCCGCCATCGATCTCGATATATTTTTCTATGTTGATGCGTGAGGTCTTGAGCGAACTTGGCTCAAAGTGCTGGCTAAAATGGCCAAATGATTTTTACGTAGATGACCTTAAAATAGGCGGTACTTTGACAAATAAAGTGGATGAAATTTACATTTGCGGCATGGGGATAAATTTAGCTAGCGCGCCCGAAAATGCGGGCATTTTGGATATCAAAACTAGCGTAGATGAGCTAGTTTGGGGCTTTGTTAGCATGCTTGATAAAAAGATTTTATGGAAGCCAATTTTTAGCAAATTTAGGATAGACTTTTGCAAGTCAAAAAGTTTTATTACGCATATTGCAAATAGAGCTGTTTCGCTTCAGGATGCTGAAATTTGCGAGGATGGAGCGATATTATTAAACGGGGAAAAGGTATATTCGTTAAGATGA
- a CDS encoding F0F1 ATP synthase subunit delta, protein MNEVVAKKYVKAILSDVKSNELNAFVENLSELAAAFASDKFKSIISLPTLKASQKVEFVLSLVKNQDAKFANFIKLLGANKRLELIPAILDEMKIEQSLLENTYRGEVVGNFDLSAEQLKALEENFSKKFNSKIKLDGSKSDYNGVKVELDDLGVEVNFSIDRLKSQMSEYILKAI, encoded by the coding sequence ATGAATGAAGTAGTAGCTAAAAAATACGTAAAGGCGATCTTAAGCGACGTAAAGTCCAATGAGCTTAATGCATTTGTTGAAAATTTATCAGAGCTAGCTGCTGCTTTTGCTAGCGATAAATTTAAAAGTATTATAAGTTTGCCGACATTAAAGGCTTCACAAAAGGTTGAATTTGTACTATCTTTGGTTAAAAATCAAGATGCTAAATTTGCAAATTTTATAAAGCTTCTTGGTGCAAACAAAAGACTAGAGCTTATACCTGCGATACTAGATGAGATGAAGATAGAGCAATCTTTGCTTGAAAATACATATCGCGGCGAGGTTGTTGGAAATTTTGATCTAAGCGCTGAGCAGCTAAAAGCTTTGGAAGAGAATTTCTCTAAGAAATTTAACTCTAAGATCAAGCTTGATGGCTCAAAGAGCGATTACAACGGTGTAAAAGTTGAGTTAGACGATTTAGGTGTCGAAGTAAATTTCTCTATCGACAGACTAAAAAGTCAAATGAGTGAATATATATTAAAAGCAATTTAA
- a CDS encoding glycosyltransferase family 4 protein: MKILLYNVTTALKIGGVETFYYSVAKELIKEHEVTICTGRGKFIPAFLKDSSIDLKMFGFCPREKVVKIGNRFRKFIERVSFYFNARKFLESEKFDILVVHKPFDFFVAWALKRRDKDLKAVFVSGGEDFYFFDKFFIKFIDKIISVSDANAEILRERYGREVKVVYNGVDKEKFYLDASLKEKTREKFGVKSDEILIGSVGRVVGWKGFGMMVKNIDKIKNAKFMLVGDGENLQSLKELAAKLNLEQKVIFVGAIGHDELNEYYNACDVYLQPSIGHEAFGITVIEALAANKPCVVSLNGGMKEIIKDGVNGYKFKISDESDMIEKINLTLENIENLRPRESIKGMYEWSKFAQELVEV, encoded by the coding sequence TTGAAAATATTGCTTTATAACGTGACAACTGCACTAAAAATTGGCGGTGTTGAGACATTTTACTACTCAGTAGCAAAGGAGCTTATCAAAGAACACGAGGTGACCATTTGTACTGGCAGAGGTAAATTTATACCAGCATTTTTAAAAGACAGTAGCATTGATCTAAAGATGTTTGGTTTTTGCCCTAGAGAAAAGGTCGTAAAAATAGGCAATAGATTTAGAAAATTTATCGAAAGAGTTAGTTTTTATTTTAATGCCAGAAAATTTTTAGAGTCTGAGAAATTTGATATTTTAGTTGTGCATAAGCCATTTGATTTTTTTGTTGCATGGGCTTTAAAGAGGCGTGATAAGGATTTAAAAGCAGTCTTTGTAAGCGGTGGCGAAGATTTTTACTTTTTTGATAAATTTTTTATAAAATTTATAGATAAGATAATTAGCGTTAGCGACGCAAATGCGGAGATTTTAAGAGAAAGATATGGCAGAGAAGTTAAAGTCGTTTATAATGGCGTAGATAAAGAGAAGTTTTATCTAGATGCATCACTAAAAGAGAAGACAAGAGAGAAATTTGGTGTAAAAAGTGATGAAATTTTGATAGGAAGCGTAGGTAGAGTAGTTGGCTGGAAAGGCTTTGGCATGATGGTAAAAAATATAGACAAGATCAAAAACGCCAAATTTATGCTAGTTGGTGATGGAGAAAATTTACAAAGCCTAAAAGAGCTAGCAGCTAAGCTTAACTTGGAGCAAAAGGTCATTTTTGTTGGTGCTATCGGACATGATGAGCTAAATGAGTACTATAACGCTTGCGATGTCTACTTGCAACCAAGCATTGGCCATGAAGCTTTTGGTATAACCGTCATTGAGGCATTAGCAGCTAATAAGCCTTGCGTAGTTAGCTTAAACGGTGGCATGAAAGAGATCATAAAAGACGGAGTAAATGGGTATAAATTTAAAATTTCTGATGAAAGTGACATGATAGAAAAGATAAATTTAACGCTAGAAAATATAGAAAATTTAAGACCAAGAGAGAGTATAAAAGGCATGTATGAGTGGTCAAAATTTGCACAGGAGCTAGTTGAGGTATGA